A portion of the Cyanobium sp. PCC 7001 genome contains these proteins:
- a CDS encoding STAS/SEC14 domain-containing protein, producing MIETIEGLPAGTVGFRLHGRIHGEDYDQVLVPALEQAIAEYDRIKAMLCFDADFEGYDLAAAWDDTLLGLRHWQGFERIAVVSDVAWLRTAIRAIGALMPCPVQLFPAAGEEQARLWLGESLGSIHLEASDGVLQVRLIGQLEPSAYEAREAEIASLFSGPTPLKLLVDLREFDGWSGLAALGDHLSLVREHRRAVRRVAVVGNQEWQHLAQRLLSRFIGAESRFFDAAHHEQAELWIHAT from the coding sequence ATGATCGAAACCATCGAGGGCCTGCCGGCCGGCACCGTGGGGTTCCGCCTCCACGGCCGGATTCACGGCGAGGACTACGACCAGGTGCTCGTTCCCGCCCTGGAGCAGGCGATCGCCGAGTACGACCGCATCAAGGCCATGCTCTGCTTCGACGCTGACTTCGAGGGCTACGACCTTGCTGCGGCCTGGGACGACACCCTGCTCGGCCTGCGGCACTGGCAGGGCTTCGAGCGGATCGCCGTGGTGAGCGATGTGGCCTGGCTGCGCACCGCCATCCGCGCCATCGGCGCCCTGATGCCCTGTCCGGTGCAGCTGTTCCCCGCCGCCGGCGAGGAGCAGGCCCGCCTCTGGCTGGGGGAGTCGCTCGGAAGCATCCATCTGGAGGCCAGCGACGGCGTGCTGCAGGTGCGGTTGATCGGGCAGCTCGAGCCCAGTGCCTACGAGGCCCGCGAGGCCGAGATCGCCAGCCTGTTCAGCGGCCCCACCCCCCTGAAACTGCTGGTGGATCTGCGTGAGTTCGACGGCTGGTCGGGCCTGGCCGCCCTGGGCGATCACCTCTCCCTGGTGCGGGAGCACCGGCGCGCCGTGCGACGGGTGGCCGTGGTGGGCAACCAGGAGTGGCAGCACCTGGCTCAGCGGCTGCTGTCCCGCTTCATCGGTGCGGAAAGCCGCTTCTTCGACGCCGCCCACCACGAGCAGGCCGAACTCTGGATCCACGCCACCTGA
- a CDS encoding transposase, translating into MKRIRHTPEQIIRKLKTAEQLIAQGKTVAEVCRVIEVTQPTYHRWQ; encoded by the coding sequence ATGAAACGAATCCGCCACACGCCCGAGCAGATCATCAGGAAGCTCAAAACTGCCGAGCAGCTGATCGCCCAGGGCAAGACTGTTGCGGAGGTCTGCCGTGTCATCGAGGTGACGCAGCCGACGTATCACCGCTGGCAGTAG
- a CDS encoding chlorophyll a/b-binding protein, with protein sequence MDLEVMADFHPAQLLRDTHRLSLTGSIAMSSSTKAPERVHVNHYAESEGGMWDSEDTQLLDPRVIEPRMYLASPESESGWGFHRRAELLNGRMAMLGFVIGLMVEALSGQGILQQLGLGALLHHG encoded by the coding sequence ATGGACCTGGAGGTCATGGCTGATTTCCATCCAGCGCAACTTCTTCGAGACACTCACAGACTTTCACTCACAGGATCTATCGCCATGTCATCTTCAACGAAGGCCCCTGAACGGGTCCATGTCAATCACTATGCCGAATCGGAAGGAGGGATGTGGGATTCGGAGGATACCCAGCTCCTCGATCCGCGCGTCATTGAACCGCGAATGTATCTGGCAAGCCCAGAAAGTGAAAGCGGATGGGGCTTCCACCGGCGTGCCGAGCTCCTCAACGGTCGCATGGCCATGCTCGGCTTCGTCATCGGCCTGATGGTGGAGGCCCTCTCAGGACAGGGAATCCTCCAGCAGCTTGGCCTTGGTGCCTTGCTCCACCACGGTTGA
- the mtnA gene encoding S-methyl-5-thioribose-1-phosphate isomerase yields the protein MNIDGKAWRTIWLEPGGRSVGVIDQTLLPHRFTTRSLTSCDEAAEAICTMVVRGAPLIGVTGAYGLMLALQADPGDGALEAAFAQLDATRPTAINLRWALERVRDRVRPLPPEQRAAAAGAEAAAIAEEDVAMCAAIGEHGLGLLQELAAVRPAERQGEPLNVLTHCNAGWIATVDWGTALAPIYKAHRAGLKVHVWVDETRPRNQGASLTAWELGREGVPHTVIADNAGGHLMQHGRVDAVIVGTDRTTRSGDVCNKIGTYLKALAAHDNGVPFYVALPASTIDWSTSDGVAEIPIEARSARELTHIQGLGADGAITAVRLTPEGSEAFNPAFDVTPARLVTALITERGVAPASEAGLRGLYGERP from the coding sequence ATGAACATTGACGGCAAGGCCTGGCGCACCATCTGGCTCGAACCGGGTGGCCGTTCGGTGGGGGTGATCGATCAGACCCTGCTGCCCCATCGCTTCACCACCCGCAGCCTCACCAGCTGCGACGAGGCGGCCGAGGCGATCTGCACCATGGTGGTGCGGGGGGCGCCGCTGATCGGCGTCACCGGCGCCTACGGGCTGATGCTGGCGCTGCAGGCCGACCCCGGCGATGGGGCGCTGGAGGCGGCGTTCGCCCAGCTCGATGCCACCCGGCCCACGGCGATCAACCTGCGCTGGGCGCTGGAGCGGGTGCGCGATCGGGTGCGGCCCCTGCCACCGGAGCAGCGGGCGGCGGCGGCCGGGGCGGAGGCCGCGGCGATCGCCGAGGAGGATGTGGCGATGTGCGCCGCCATCGGCGAGCACGGGCTGGGGCTGCTGCAGGAGCTGGCGGCGGTGCGGCCGGCCGAGCGGCAAGGCGAGCCCTTGAACGTGCTCACCCACTGCAATGCCGGCTGGATCGCCACGGTGGACTGGGGCACGGCGCTGGCGCCGATCTACAAGGCCCACCGCGCCGGCCTGAAGGTGCACGTGTGGGTGGATGAAACGCGGCCGCGCAACCAGGGCGCCAGCCTCACCGCCTGGGAGCTGGGCCGGGAGGGGGTGCCGCACACGGTGATCGCCGATAACGCCGGCGGCCATCTGATGCAGCACGGCCGGGTGGATGCGGTGATCGTGGGCACCGACCGCACCACCCGCAGCGGCGACGTGTGCAACAAGATCGGCACCTACCTCAAGGCCCTCGCCGCCCACGACAACGGCGTGCCGTTTTATGTGGCCCTGCCCGCCTCCACGATCGACTGGTCCACCAGCGACGGGGTGGCGGAGATCCCGATCGAGGCCCGCAGCGCCAGGGAGCTCACGCACATCCAGGGCCTGGGCGCCGATGGCGCCATCACCGCCGTGCGGCTCACGCCGGAGGGCAGCGAAGCCTTCAACCCCGCCTTCGACGTGACACCGGCGCGGCTGGTGACGGCGCTGATCACCGAGCGGGGAGTGGCGCCGGCGAGTGAGGCGGGGCTGCGGGGGCTCTATGGGGAAAGGCCGTGA
- a CDS encoding AraC family transcriptional regulator, translating into MMDLFGGLLDGPRARGAFALRTVMRPPWSLRILAESPITVLAIVRGHAWVVPDGSEPVRLGVGDVAVTRAPLHYCVADHPDTAPEIVIHPGQRCTNLNGESLEQELMHGVRTWGNDPNGSTLMLVGAYESTSDISDRLLRVLPPVLTLSNDTWGSPLVSLLCEEMEKECAGQAAVLDRLIDLLLIAILRAWFTRPSASAPTWYRAHSDPLVSRTLQVLHQQPAFPWTLAQLCHEVGASRSALSRRFRDVVGESPMKFLTSWRLALAADMLCDPEATVGTVANALGYSTPFALSAAFKRVRGISPQEHRVRAIRAS; encoded by the coding sequence ATGATGGACTTGTTTGGTGGCTTGCTGGACGGTCCGCGGGCGCGTGGGGCCTTCGCGCTGCGGACCGTGATGCGTCCGCCGTGGTCGCTGCGGATCCTTGCCGAGTCCCCGATCACGGTGCTGGCGATCGTGCGCGGCCACGCCTGGGTTGTGCCCGACGGAAGCGAGCCGGTGCGCCTCGGCGTGGGCGACGTTGCCGTGACCCGGGCGCCGCTGCACTACTGCGTGGCAGATCACCCGGACACCGCACCAGAGATCGTGATTCACCCCGGTCAACGCTGCACCAACCTGAACGGGGAGTCGCTCGAGCAGGAGTTGATGCACGGGGTTCGCACCTGGGGTAACGATCCAAACGGCTCAACGCTGATGTTGGTGGGCGCCTATGAGTCGACCAGCGACATCAGTGATCGGTTGCTGCGTGTGCTGCCCCCGGTGCTGACGCTGTCCAACGACACCTGGGGCTCGCCGCTCGTGAGCTTGCTGTGCGAGGAAATGGAGAAGGAGTGTGCGGGCCAGGCGGCCGTGCTCGACCGCCTGATTGATCTCCTCCTGATCGCGATCCTGCGCGCCTGGTTCACACGTCCATCCGCCAGCGCACCCACGTGGTATCGGGCCCACAGCGACCCGTTGGTGAGCCGCACCCTGCAGGTGCTGCATCAGCAACCGGCGTTTCCATGGACGCTGGCGCAGCTCTGCCACGAAGTGGGGGCCTCACGCTCGGCGCTTTCAAGGCGTTTCCGGGACGTCGTCGGAGAATCGCCGATGAAGTTCCTGACAAGCTGGCGACTCGCCCTCGCCGCCGACATGCTCTGCGACCCGGAGGCCACTGTGGGCACGGTTGCCAACGCCCTGGGCTACAGCACGCCGTTCGCACTGAGCGCAGCCTTCAAGCGAGTCCGCGGCATCAGCCCGCAGGAACACCGGGTGCGGGCGATCCGGGCCTCTTGA
- a CDS encoding type II toxin-antitoxin system PemK/MazF family toxin translates to MVTEDPVSRGNIFLVALNPTRESEIRTTRPCVVVSPDELNTHLRTFIAAPRRTGGHPYPLRGRCRFAGKTSDALDH, encoded by the coding sequence ATGGTGACGGAAGACCCCGTGTCAAGGGGGAACATCTTTCTTGTGGCCTTGAATCCAACCCGTGAATCAGAAATCAGAACAACAAGGCCCTGCGTCGTTGTCTCGCCCGATGAGCTGAATACTCACCTCCGCACGTTCATTGCGGCGCCGCGCAGAACAGGTGGTCATCCATACCCATTGCGTGGGCGCTGCAGGTTCGCCGGCAAGACATCCGACGCGCTTGATCACTGA
- a CDS encoding NAD(P)H-binding protein has product MPSTHHTTTILVIGASGKTGRRVTDRLVALGRRVRPVSRSTQPRFDWQDPSTWSPCLDGIAAVYITYFPDLALPGAAETVDAFARLAVARGVRRLVLLSGRGEAGAQRAERYLQNSGADWTIVRCAFFNQNFDENFADSVRHGILGMPAGDTAEPFVDADDIADVVVAALTDDRHIGELYELTGPRLLTLAEAAQELGAAIGREVRYVPLSAEEFGAELGAHGMPAADANHLATLLSEVLDGRSSHTADGVWRALGRPARDFADYAKDTAATGAWRLETLAS; this is encoded by the coding sequence ATGCCAAGCACCCACCACACCACCACGATCCTGGTGATCGGAGCGAGCGGCAAGACCGGCCGCCGCGTGACGGATCGGCTCGTCGCCCTGGGCCGGCGGGTTCGTCCCGTGTCCCGCTCGACGCAACCACGCTTCGACTGGCAGGACCCCAGCACCTGGTCGCCCTGCCTCGACGGCATCGCCGCCGTGTACATCACCTACTTCCCAGACCTGGCCCTGCCCGGCGCGGCCGAGACCGTGGACGCGTTCGCGCGACTCGCCGTTGCGCGCGGTGTTCGGCGGCTCGTGCTGCTCTCCGGCCGCGGCGAGGCGGGGGCCCAGCGCGCCGAACGCTACCTGCAGAACTCGGGGGCCGATTGGACGATCGTCCGCTGCGCGTTCTTCAACCAGAACTTCGATGAGAACTTCGCCGACTCCGTGCGCCACGGCATTCTCGGGATGCCGGCCGGTGACACCGCCGAACCGTTCGTCGACGCCGATGACATCGCCGATGTCGTCGTGGCCGCACTGACCGACGACCGTCACATCGGCGAGCTCTACGAACTGACAGGCCCTCGCCTGCTCACGCTCGCCGAAGCCGCGCAGGAGCTGGGCGCCGCCATTGGCCGGGAGGTGCGCTACGTGCCGCTGAGCGCCGAGGAGTTCGGCGCCGAGCTGGGAGCCCACGGGATGCCTGCAGCGGACGCCAACCACCTCGCCACATTGCTCAGTGAGGTGCTCGATGGCCGCAGTTCCCACACCGCTGATGGCGTGTGGCGGGCGCTGGGACGCCCAGCGCGCGACTTCGCCGATTATGCGAAGGACACCGCCGCGACAGGCGCCTGGCGCCTCGAGACGCTGGCTTCATGA
- a CDS encoding SufS family cysteine desulfurase, with amino-acid sequence MPSPSATVNSLRGEAPAVAPPPAENLAALTRPDFPLLAQTACLGQPLIYLDHAATSQKPRQVLEALQRYYDHDNANVHRGAHQLSARATEGFEGARAKAAAFIGAASPREIVFTRNASEAINLVARTWGEANLREGDEVVLSVMEHHSNLVPWQQLAARTGCVLRHVGLTDSGELDMDDLRAKLNPRTRLVSLVHVSNTLGCLNPIAEISELAHAVGALVLVDACQSLPHMPVNVAELGCDFLAGSSHKLCGPTGMGFLWGREALLEAMPPFLGGGEMIQDVYLDHSTWADLPHKFEAGTPAIGEAIGMGAALDYLQAIGLDRIHSWEQQLTCRLFERLSAIDGVRILGPTPEQQPHRGALAAFTVDGLHANDLAALLDSAGICIRSGHHCTQPLHRLYGLPGSARASLSFTTTPEEIDRFAEELEGTIAFLREHS; translated from the coding sequence ATGCCCTCTCCTTCGGCCACCGTCAACAGCCTGCGGGGCGAGGCTCCCGCTGTGGCGCCCCCCCCCGCCGAGAACCTGGCCGCGCTCACCCGGCCTGATTTCCCCCTGCTGGCCCAGACGGCCTGCCTCGGCCAGCCGCTCATCTACCTGGATCACGCGGCCACCAGCCAGAAGCCCCGCCAGGTGCTCGAGGCTCTTCAGCGCTACTACGACCACGACAACGCCAACGTGCATCGCGGTGCCCATCAGCTGAGCGCCCGGGCCACCGAGGGCTTCGAGGGGGCGCGGGCCAAGGCGGCGGCCTTCATCGGCGCGGCCAGCCCGCGCGAGATCGTGTTCACCCGCAATGCCAGCGAGGCGATCAATCTGGTGGCCCGCACCTGGGGTGAGGCCAACCTCCGGGAGGGCGACGAGGTGGTGCTCTCGGTGATGGAGCACCACAGCAATCTGGTGCCCTGGCAGCAGCTGGCAGCCCGAACCGGCTGCGTGCTGCGCCATGTGGGGCTCACCGACAGCGGTGAACTCGACATGGACGACCTGCGGGCCAAGCTCAATCCGCGCACGCGCCTGGTGAGCCTGGTGCATGTGAGCAACACCCTCGGCTGTCTCAATCCCATCGCCGAGATTTCTGAACTGGCCCATGCGGTGGGCGCCCTGGTGCTGGTGGATGCCTGCCAGAGCCTGCCCCACATGCCCGTGAATGTGGCCGAGCTCGGCTGCGACTTCCTGGCGGGAAGCTCCCACAAGCTCTGCGGGCCCACCGGCATGGGCTTCCTCTGGGGCAGGGAAGCCCTGCTGGAGGCCATGCCCCCCTTCCTGGGCGGCGGCGAGATGATCCAGGACGTGTACCTGGACCACAGCACCTGGGCGGATCTGCCCCACAAGTTCGAGGCCGGCACCCCGGCCATCGGCGAGGCGATCGGCATGGGCGCCGCCCTCGACTATCTCCAGGCGATCGGGCTGGATCGCATCCACAGCTGGGAGCAGCAGCTCACCTGCCGGCTGTTCGAGCGGCTGTCCGCCATCGACGGGGTGCGGATTCTCGGCCCCACCCCCGAGCAGCAGCCCCACCGTGGCGCCCTGGCCGCCTTCACGGTGGACGGCCTCCATGCCAACGACCTGGCGGCCCTGCTGGATTCCGCCGGCATCTGCATCCGCAGCGGCCACCACTGCACCCAGCCCCTGCACCGTCTCTACGGGCTGCCGGGCTCCGCCCGGGCCAGCCTCAGCTTCACCACCACGCCCGAGGAGATCGATCGCTTCGCCGAGGAGCTGGAGGGCACGATCGCGTTCCTGCGCGAGCACAGCTGA
- a CDS encoding DUF1543 domain-containing protein, translating into MVAVLGGRAPGCHIELHDVRFVAAATIEAAIPALRRQWFGRREGLHLDAWMAVRAVDGWTVQLWREPGAPRSERLWFVNLGAYRPDSLAELHHFGLVVAASAQAAKAAAKRRWLKGALQQHKDDLAAVDDCLALEQLELLEPGGGGRWHVVLEPHPEGLSQPQVPDWFGYRPI; encoded by the coding sequence TTGGTGGCGGTGCTCGGCGGCCGCGCCCCCGGCTGCCACATCGAGCTGCACGACGTGCGCTTCGTGGCGGCGGCCACGATCGAGGCGGCGATCCCGGCGCTGCGGCGGCAGTGGTTCGGGCGGCGCGAGGGCCTGCACCTCGACGCCTGGATGGCGGTGCGGGCGGTGGATGGCTGGACGGTGCAGCTGTGGCGCGAGCCTGGCGCGCCCCGGAGCGAGCGGCTGTGGTTCGTGAACCTGGGCGCCTACCGCCCCGACAGCCTGGCGGAGCTGCACCACTTCGGCCTGGTGGTGGCCGCCTCGGCCCAGGCTGCCAAGGCGGCAGCCAAACGCCGCTGGCTGAAAGGCGCGCTGCAGCAGCACAAGGACGACCTGGCGGCCGTGGACGACTGCCTGGCGCTCGAGCAGCTGGAGCTGTTGGAGCCGGGGGGCGGAGGACGCTGGCACGTGGTGCTGGAGCCGCACCCCGAGGGCCTGAGCCAGCCCCAGGTGCCGGACTGGTTCGGCTACCGGCCGATCTGA
- a CDS encoding FAD-dependent oxidoreductase, with product MPEETMPGGSRSHVVVIGAGWAGWGAAKALCEAGIRVSLIDGMPDPTGRTPITTKSGKPFEAGTRGFWKDYPNINALTDELDVGDIFTDFTTSAFWSPDGLEATAPVFGAAPQWPSPLGQMVATITNFTRLPIQDRLSIAGLLYTMLDLYRSEKTFQQYDDLDAQSLFVKLGISDRLINEFLRPTLLVGLFKPPEELSAAVTMELLYYYALAHQDSFDVRWIKSKSIAEHLFSPLSRRLISRHHLQVLGGTLVSRVTMSSDSQRIRSVELQNLATNTVQVIEDVDAVVLAVGAKGLKSLMDQSPDLSKAVPELVDAASLGSIDVVSARLWLDRYVPAAYPANVFSRFESLKGSGATFFMLDQLHKDAQQALWGEEQPQGSVVASDFYNATAIAAMSDQEIIDRLTGDLLPIAHPEFIHARVVDSEVRRYPGSVSLFSPGSFRKRPPMETSVETIVCAGDWVRIGDHEHGAKGLCQERAYVCGLEAGNSLIRRKVVNGADHSHPVLPIRADEPQVVLGRALNKLVMNPIEALGLKLPWFNS from the coding sequence ATGCCAGAGGAGACCATGCCCGGCGGAAGTCGATCCCATGTGGTCGTCATCGGAGCCGGATGGGCTGGCTGGGGCGCAGCCAAGGCACTCTGTGAAGCCGGTATTCGTGTCAGCTTGATTGATGGGATGCCTGATCCAACAGGCCGTACGCCAATCACAACGAAAAGCGGTAAACCGTTCGAGGCAGGCACCAGAGGTTTTTGGAAAGACTATCCAAACATCAATGCCCTCACCGATGAACTCGACGTTGGTGATATCTTCACTGACTTCACAACCAGTGCCTTCTGGTCGCCCGATGGGTTGGAAGCAACAGCGCCTGTCTTTGGAGCGGCACCCCAATGGCCCAGCCCCCTTGGCCAGATGGTGGCAACAATCACCAACTTCACACGACTACCCATTCAAGACCGGCTCAGCATCGCAGGGCTTCTCTATACGATGCTTGACCTCTATCGCAGCGAAAAGACTTTCCAACAGTACGATGATCTCGATGCGCAATCACTCTTTGTCAAGCTCGGCATCAGTGATCGGCTCATCAATGAGTTCTTGCGCCCCACCTTGCTGGTTGGCTTGTTCAAGCCGCCCGAAGAGCTTTCGGCCGCGGTCACGATGGAGCTCCTCTATTACTACGCCCTGGCCCACCAGGACTCCTTTGATGTCCGTTGGATCAAGTCGAAGAGCATCGCCGAACATCTGTTTTCGCCTCTGAGCCGAAGGCTGATCTCCCGCCATCATCTGCAGGTCCTTGGGGGAACGTTGGTGAGCCGGGTGACCATGTCGTCTGACTCGCAGCGCATCCGCTCGGTTGAACTTCAGAACCTGGCAACCAACACAGTTCAGGTGATTGAGGATGTGGATGCTGTGGTTTTGGCCGTTGGTGCAAAGGGTCTGAAGTCTCTGATGGATCAATCACCAGACCTCAGCAAGGCAGTTCCAGAGCTTGTTGACGCTGCTTCGCTTGGTTCCATCGATGTCGTGTCAGCACGTCTATGGCTGGATCGCTATGTTCCAGCCGCTTACCCAGCCAACGTGTTCTCCCGCTTTGAATCACTGAAGGGCTCTGGGGCCACGTTTTTCATGCTGGATCAGCTGCACAAGGATGCGCAGCAGGCTCTCTGGGGTGAGGAGCAGCCCCAGGGCTCGGTGGTGGCCAGCGACTTTTACAACGCAACGGCCATCGCAGCCATGAGCGACCAGGAGATCATCGATCGGCTCACGGGTGACCTTCTTCCCATCGCGCATCCAGAATTCATCCATGCCAGGGTGGTTGATTCCGAGGTACGGCGCTATCCAGGTTCGGTGTCGCTTTTTTCTCCGGGCAGTTTCAGAAAGCGGCCACCCATGGAAACCTCAGTGGAGACGATCGTCTGCGCTGGCGACTGGGTGCGGATTGGCGACCACGAACACGGAGCCAAGGGTCTGTGTCAGGAACGCGCCTATGTGTGCGGGCTGGAGGCAGGGAACTCCCTGATCAGGCGCAAGGTTGTCAACGGTGCCGATCACTCGCATCCCGTTCTCCCGATTCGAGCAGACGAGCCACAAGTCGTTCTAGGCCGTGCTCTCAACAAGCTCGTGATGAATCCAATCGAAGCCCTCGGTCTGAAGCTGCCCTGGTTCAACTCCTAG